A stretch of Alkalicella caledoniensis DNA encodes these proteins:
- the gyrB gene encoding DNA topoisomerase (ATP-hydrolyzing) subunit B produces the protein MTKMVDENKNVNSSTYEAEQIQVLEGLEPVRKRPGMYIGSTGPKGLHHLVYEIVDNSIDEILFGCDNILITINADGSVTVVDNGRGIPVGIHPKMGKPTVEVILTVLHAGGKFGGGGYKISGGLHGVGASVVNALSTHLEVEISRDGKIYHMRFERGVAVTELKVIGETDKTGTKVTFMPDHEIFETTEFTFETLNTRFRELAFLNKGVSIALKDEREEKETEVNYKFDGGIISYVDYLNKNKDVIHKPPIYVEKEKNDCIVEVSLQYHTGYTEGLFSFANNINTHEGGSHELGFKMALTRIINDYARKNNILKDNDSNLSGEDVREGLTAVISVKLPEPQFEGQTKTKLGNPEMRGIVDSVFSEEFGTFLEENPQVGKKIIEKGLQAARAREAARKARELTRRKSALEISSLPGKLADCSLKDPALSELYLVEGDSAGGSAKQGRDRRFQAILPLRGKIINVEKTRLDKILGNEEIRTIITALGTGISDDFDIEKSRYHKLIIMTDADVDGSHIRTLLLTFFFRYMKPLVEKGYVYIAQPPLFKVKAGGKEKYVYNERDLEIHLNQLQSKNYSLQRYKGLGEMNPDQLWDTTMDPETRTILQVTLEDAILADETFNILMGDKVEPRREFIQTNAKNVKNLDV, from the coding sequence ATGACTAAAATGGTAGATGAAAATAAAAATGTTAATAGTTCTACATACGAAGCTGAACAAATCCAGGTACTAGAGGGCTTAGAGCCAGTTAGAAAAAGACCTGGTATGTATATTGGATCAACAGGTCCAAAGGGTTTACACCATTTAGTATATGAAATAGTAGATAATAGTATAGATGAAATATTGTTTGGTTGTGACAATATACTTATTACTATAAATGCTGACGGAAGTGTCACAGTTGTAGATAACGGTAGGGGGATTCCTGTGGGAATTCATCCTAAAATGGGTAAGCCTACTGTTGAGGTCATTTTAACAGTACTTCACGCTGGAGGTAAGTTTGGTGGAGGAGGATATAAAATTTCTGGTGGTCTACATGGTGTAGGAGCATCAGTTGTAAATGCTCTATCAACACACCTAGAAGTTGAAATTAGTAGGGATGGCAAGATTTATCACATGAGATTTGAAAGAGGTGTAGCTGTAACTGAGCTGAAGGTTATAGGCGAAACTGATAAGACCGGAACCAAAGTAACTTTTATGCCTGACCATGAGATATTTGAGACAACAGAATTTACTTTTGAAACATTAAATACTAGGTTCAGGGAGTTGGCTTTTCTTAACAAAGGTGTTTCTATTGCTTTAAAGGATGAAAGGGAAGAAAAAGAAACTGAAGTTAATTACAAGTTTGATGGAGGAATAATATCTTATGTTGATTATTTAAATAAAAATAAAGATGTTATTCATAAACCTCCAATTTATGTTGAAAAAGAAAAAAATGATTGTATTGTGGAAGTATCTCTTCAATATCATACTGGATATACAGAAGGACTTTTTTCCTTTGCTAATAATATAAATACCCATGAAGGTGGGAGTCATGAACTTGGTTTTAAGATGGCACTAACGAGAATTATTAACGACTACGCAAGGAAAAATAACATTTTAAAAGATAATGATAGTAATTTAAGTGGCGAAGATGTTAGGGAAGGTTTAACGGCTGTAATTAGTGTTAAGCTACCTGAACCACAGTTTGAAGGGCAGACAAAAACTAAACTAGGAAATCCTGAGATGAGAGGAATCGTTGATTCTGTTTTCAGTGAGGAGTTTGGAACATTCCTTGAAGAAAATCCTCAAGTAGGTAAGAAAATAATTGAAAAAGGCTTACAGGCTGCTAGAGCTAGGGAAGCTGCTAGGAAGGCTAGGGAGCTAACAAGGAGAAAAAGTGCCTTAGAAATATCATCATTACCTGGTAAATTAGCTGACTGCTCTTTAAAAGACCCAGCTTTAAGTGAACTGTATCTTGTAGAGGGTGACTCTGCAGGTGGTTCAGCTAAGCAAGGTAGGGACCGCAGATTCCAAGCAATACTACCTTTAAGGGGTAAGATCATAAATGTAGAGAAAACAAGATTAGACAAGATTTTAGGAAATGAAGAAATTAGAACAATTATTACAGCATTAGGTACAGGTATTAGTGATGATTTTGATATAGAAAAATCTAGATACCACAAACTTATAATAATGACAGATGCTGATGTGGATGGTTCACATATTAGAACCTTACTTCTGACATTTTTCTTTAGGTATATGAAACCTTTAGTAGAAAAGGGATATGTCTACATTGCTCAACCTCCCCTTTTTAAAGTAAAAGCTGGTGGTAAGGAAAAGTATGTATATAACGAACGTGACCTAGAGATTCATTTAAATCAATTACAAAGCAAAAATTATTCACTACAAAGATATAAAGGTTTAGGTGAAATGAATCCAGATCAGTTGTGGGATACAACAATGGATCCTGAAACTAGAACCATCTTACAAGTTACATTAGAAGATGCTATTTTAGCTGATGAGACATTTAATATTTTGATGGGTGACAAAGTAGAGCCTAGGAGAGAGTTTATCCAAACTAATGCTAAGAATGTTAAAAACTTAGATGTTTAG
- a CDS encoding ATP-dependent DNA ligase, with translation MIKINPMGPKLAEFKHKNDERFFYQIKWDGVRILVHKEGTKVTLINKHQRDKTLQFPELQILKEIKDDFIIDGEMMVVKGEKNSFSQILKRNLTKDLNKIKMLSNRIPVTYGVFDILYLNGASLMDHEIEKRLEILNILVEDNYNFTNILHVCKNFDDGVSLYETTNKLELEGIVAKKRGSKYIQGKKSYDWIKYKHKRVIKPYIGGIMVENQRVKSLAVGVRDEQDHFLYIGNVGTGLSEDNKKKILEKSIDIVRQHSIFKNFEDKNHIWINPEVRCYIEFMEWTDDYTLRSPVFKSLLED, from the coding sequence ATGATTAAAATTAATCCCATGGGCCCTAAACTAGCAGAATTTAAACATAAAAATGATGAAAGATTTTTCTATCAAATAAAATGGGATGGCGTTCGTATACTTGTTCACAAAGAAGGCACAAAAGTAACTCTAATTAATAAACATCAAAGGGACAAAACCTTACAGTTCCCAGAGCTACAAATACTTAAGGAAATTAAAGACGATTTTATAATTGATGGTGAGATGATGGTAGTAAAAGGTGAAAAGAATAGCTTTTCACAAATATTAAAAAGAAACTTAACTAAAGATCTAAATAAGATTAAAATGCTATCAAATAGAATTCCTGTCACATACGGTGTATTTGATATTCTATATTTGAATGGTGCATCACTAATGGACCATGAAATAGAAAAGCGCCTAGAAATACTTAACATTCTAGTTGAAGATAATTATAATTTTACGAATATCTTACATGTATGTAAGAACTTTGATGATGGGGTCAGTTTGTACGAGACCACAAATAAGTTAGAGTTAGAAGGTATAGTAGCTAAAAAAAGAGGTAGTAAGTATATTCAAGGGAAAAAAAGTTATGACTGGATTAAATATAAGCATAAGAGAGTAATAAAACCTTATATTGGGGGTATAATGGTTGAAAATCAAAGAGTAAAGTCATTAGCAGTGGGAGTAAGGGATGAACAAGATCATTTCTTATATATAGGTAATGTGGGCACTGGACTATCAGAGGATAATAAAAAAAAGATACTAGAAAAGTCCATTGATATAGTGAGACAACACTCTATTTTTAAAAATTTTGAAGATAAAAATCATATTTGGATAAATCCAGAAGTAAGATGTTACATAGAGTTTATGGAATGGACAGATGATTACACTTTGCGATCACCAGTTTTTAAATCCTTACTGGAGGACTAA
- a CDS encoding Ku protein gives MWKGAVNFGLINVPIKMFTATESKNISFKSLHKECHTPIKQKRFCQNCDKEVEYTDIVKGYEYQKDSYVIIEDEDLEAIPGEKSKTIDIVEFVKLEQIDPVYFDKSYYLAPEDTGKKAYKLLVSALEQTGKIAIAKVVIRSRESLVALRIYEEILIMETMHYPDEIRKSKEVPGANYDINLSENEVAMAKQLIEGLATDFEPEKYTDNYRTQLLEIIESKVQGKEITHVKEKPNTGVIDLMEALQASLDMVKKEKIEDVTSKSKKRSKKTG, from the coding sequence ATGTGGAAGGGTGCAGTTAATTTTGGACTTATAAATGTACCCATTAAAATGTTTACTGCTACAGAAAGTAAAAATATTTCTTTTAAAAGTTTACATAAGGAGTGTCACACACCCATTAAACAAAAAAGGTTTTGTCAAAACTGTGATAAAGAGGTAGAGTACACAGATATTGTAAAGGGTTATGAATATCAAAAGGATAGTTATGTAATTATTGAGGATGAAGATTTAGAAGCTATACCGGGAGAAAAATCGAAAACCATTGACATAGTAGAGTTTGTTAAGTTAGAGCAAATTGATCCAGTTTACTTCGATAAATCTTATTACTTAGCTCCAGAAGATACTGGAAAAAAAGCTTACAAATTATTGGTTAGTGCTTTGGAACAAACTGGAAAGATAGCAATTGCAAAGGTTGTTATCAGATCTAGAGAGTCATTAGTTGCCCTAAGGATTTATGAAGAAATTCTTATAATGGAAACTATGCATTATCCTGATGAAATCAGAAAATCTAAGGAGGTACCAGGGGCGAACTATGATATAAATTTATCTGAAAACGAGGTTGCCATGGCTAAACAGCTTATAGAAGGGCTTGCCACTGACTTTGAACCGGAAAAATACACAGATAATTATAGAACACAGTTATTGGAAATTATTGAAAGTAAGGTACAAGGAAAAGAAATCACCCATGTAAAGGAAAAACCTAATACAGGAGTTATTGATTTAATGGAAGCTCTTCAGGCTAGTTTGGATATGGTTAAAAAGGAAAAAATTGAGGATGTTACAAGCAAATCAAAAAAAAGGAGTAAAAAGACAGGTTAA
- the nrdG gene encoding anaerobic ribonucleoside-triphosphate reductase activating protein, translating to MDIRIAGIIPESVVDGPGGISYTIFAQGCLHKCAGCHNPNTHSFQGGQIVDCSFILEDIKKYPLSKLVTFSGGDPFYQPREFAYLATKLKEEGYKLVGYTGFFFEKLLEDDHQRKLLELLDILIDGPFIEKYKNLDLRFRGSSNQRIIDVAKTLKHGDIHLIDRYY from the coding sequence ATGGATATAAGAATTGCAGGTATAATACCTGAGTCTGTTGTGGACGGGCCTGGAGGTATAAGCTATACAATATTTGCCCAAGGATGCCTGCATAAATGTGCAGGGTGCCATAATCCAAATACACATAGTTTTCAAGGTGGTCAAATTGTTGACTGCTCTTTTATTTTAGAAGATATTAAAAAATACCCTTTATCTAAATTAGTTACATTTAGTGGTGGTGACCCATTTTATCAACCTAGAGAATTTGCTTATCTTGCTACTAAACTAAAAGAAGAAGGGTATAAGTTAGTTGGATATACTGGTTTCTTTTTTGAAAAGTTACTAGAGGATGACCATCAAAGAAAACTTTTAGAGCTACTTGATATTTTAATTGATGGACCTTTTATTGAAAAATATAAGAATTTGGATTTGAGGTTTAGAGGTTCCAGCAATCAAAGAATTATAGATGTTGCAAAAACATTAAAGCACGGCGATATACATTTAATAGATAGATATTACTAA
- the gyrA gene encoding DNA gyrase subunit A, with protein sequence MNEFTHGKVVPIDLNSEMRQSYLNYAMTVIVGRALPDVRDGLKPVHRRILYAMHELGFTHDKPHKKCARVVGEVLGKFHPHGDTAVYDALVRMAQDFSIRYPLLDGHGNFGSVDGDSAAAMRYTEVRMAKLSSVLLRDIEKETVDYRPNFDETIDEPVVLPSKFPNLLVNGSSGIAVGMATNIPPHNLGEVIDGTINLIDNPEITINDLISIIKGPDFPTAGVIKGKDGIKNAYKTGRGVIKVQGEITPEKMNNGKTRLLITELPYQVNKARLIEKIAELVRDKKIDGITDLRDESDRNGMRVVIELRKDVKHEHITNLLLKHTQLQQTFGIIMLALVNNEPKVLNIKDILVHYLNHQREIITRRTKYDLNKAEARAHILEGLRIALDNIDEVIKTIRAAKTTQEAKEGLTSKFNLSEKQAQAILDMRLQRLTGLEREKIEEEYRELLERIKYFNDLLADPQKIDNVIREELTEVKEKYDNPRRTRITIDHEEIDYEDLIAEEDVVVTITHQGYIKRLPSSTYKRQRRGGRGVTAVSNKNDDFVEHLFITSSHNYILFFTNKGKVYRKKVYEIGEGGRQARGTSIVNILPIEKDEKITSVMPIKEFSEGYYLFFATKYGYVKKTDLNDFDTNRKNGLIALTLAEEDELIAVKLTDGNQKILIGTHHAQGVKFDENNVRCMGRLARGVKGINLGNEDYVIDMVTAKDDEYLLTVTKKGYGKRTKISEYREQSRGGKGIKIMNLTDKNGELIAFKTVTDGEDLMAITNKGFIVRQNVSGIGVFGRTTQGVRLVRLSEDDSIVAVAKVVSDGEDTEIDTDLNIPLDEEYEEQE encoded by the coding sequence ATGAATGAATTTACTCATGGAAAAGTAGTTCCTATTGATTTAAATAGTGAAATGAGACAATCATATTTAAACTATGCAATGACAGTTATAGTGGGTAGAGCACTTCCTGATGTTAGAGACGGTTTAAAACCTGTTCATAGAAGAATTCTCTACGCTATGCATGAATTAGGTTTCACCCATGACAAACCACATAAAAAATGTGCCAGGGTTGTTGGTGAAGTTTTAGGTAAGTTTCACCCACATGGTGATACCGCTGTTTATGATGCACTAGTAAGGATGGCACAGGATTTCTCCATTAGATATCCTCTTCTTGATGGACATGGGAACTTTGGTTCTGTTGATGGAGACTCAGCTGCGGCAATGCGTTATACAGAAGTTAGGATGGCAAAGCTATCAAGTGTTTTACTTAGAGATATAGAAAAGGAAACTGTTGACTACAGACCTAACTTTGATGAAACAATAGATGAACCTGTGGTACTTCCATCTAAATTTCCTAACCTATTAGTTAACGGATCGTCAGGTATTGCAGTTGGTATGGCTACAAATATACCTCCACATAATCTAGGTGAAGTAATTGATGGAACCATAAATCTAATTGATAACCCAGAAATAACAATAAATGACTTAATATCAATAATTAAAGGTCCTGATTTTCCAACTGCAGGTGTTATTAAAGGTAAAGATGGTATAAAAAATGCATATAAAACTGGCCGCGGTGTAATTAAGGTTCAAGGTGAAATAACCCCTGAGAAAATGAACAATGGTAAAACTAGGCTTTTAATCACTGAGTTGCCTTATCAAGTAAACAAAGCTAGGTTGATAGAAAAGATTGCTGAGTTGGTAAGAGATAAAAAAATTGATGGTATTACAGATTTAAGAGATGAATCTGATAGAAATGGTATGAGAGTAGTTATAGAGTTAAGAAAAGATGTTAAGCATGAACATATAACAAATCTTCTACTTAAACATACTCAACTGCAACAAACTTTTGGAATTATAATGTTGGCACTGGTAAACAATGAGCCAAAGGTTTTAAACATAAAGGATATTTTAGTACATTATCTAAACCATCAAAGGGAGATAATAACTAGAAGAACTAAGTATGATCTAAATAAAGCTGAAGCAAGAGCTCATATATTAGAAGGATTGCGTATTGCTCTAGATAATATTGATGAAGTTATAAAAACTATCAGAGCGGCTAAAACTACTCAGGAAGCTAAGGAAGGTTTAACCAGTAAATTTAATCTATCAGAAAAGCAAGCCCAAGCAATCCTAGATATGAGATTACAAAGATTAACTGGACTAGAAAGAGAAAAGATCGAAGAAGAGTACAGGGAACTCTTAGAAAGAATCAAATATTTTAATGATTTACTTGCTGATCCCCAAAAAATAGATAATGTTATTAGGGAAGAATTAACAGAAGTAAAGGAAAAGTATGATAACCCAAGAAGAACACGTATAACAATAGATCATGAAGAAATAGATTATGAAGACTTAATTGCTGAAGAAGATGTTGTTGTTACAATTACCCATCAAGGTTACATCAAAAGGCTTCCATCCTCTACATATAAGCGCCAAAGAAGGGGAGGTAGAGGAGTCACTGCAGTATCTAATAAAAATGATGATTTCGTTGAACATCTATTTATAACATCTTCTCATAACTATATATTGTTCTTTACTAATAAAGGTAAGGTATATAGGAAGAAGGTTTACGAGATAGGTGAAGGTGGAAGACAGGCAAGGGGTACATCAATTGTTAATATTCTTCCTATAGAAAAAGATGAGAAGATAACATCTGTAATGCCTATAAAAGAGTTTAGTGAAGGTTACTATCTATTCTTCGCTACAAAATATGGGTATGTTAAAAAGACTGACCTTAATGATTTTGATACAAATAGGAAAAACGGACTGATTGCTCTTACCCTAGCTGAGGAAGATGAACTTATTGCTGTAAAACTTACAGATGGTAATCAAAAGATATTAATTGGTACTCACCATGCACAAGGTGTGAAGTTTGATGAAAACAATGTTAGGTGTATGGGAAGACTAGCTAGAGGTGTAAAAGGTATTAATCTTGGAAATGAAGATTATGTTATAGATATGGTAACTGCAAAGGATGACGAGTATCTTTTAACAGTAACTAAAAAAGGTTACGGCAAAAGAACAAAGATAAGTGAATATAGAGAACAGTCTAGGGGCGGAAAAGGTATAAAAATAATGAACCTAACTGATAAGAACGGGGAACTTATAGCCTTTAAAACTGTAACCGATGGTGAAGACTTAATGGCTATCACCAATAAAGGTTTTATCGTTAGACAAAATGTTAGTGGTATAGGAGTATTCGGCAGGACAACTCAAGGGGTAAGGTTAGTTAGGTTATCAGAAGATGACTCCATTGTTGCAGTAGCAAAGGTAGTTTCCGATGGTGAAGATACAGAAATAGACACAGATTTAAACATTCCACTAGATGAAGAGTATGAAGAACAGGAGTAA
- the nrdD gene encoding anaerobic ribonucleoside-triphosphate reductase, whose protein sequence is MNTNTAAKIIFPTKVIKRDGRLQDFEPAKITDAINKAFSVSGEGNYSDALMLTHKVLENINIQMINTEIKTPTIDEIQDIVEDTLIKSNLLTAGKEYVAYRRRRDKIRDSRGRFIKELTDIVNTKDTENANINGDTAMGKMLQAGSIAAKRLCDISLKKEHLDAHNEGDIHIHDMNFLPFGTKTCLQIPINKLFTKGFNTGHGFIRPPKDIKTAAALVCIVMQANQNEQHGGQSVSALDRDLAPYVEMTFNKHVKLLNELEYQKDISEKAWELTERDVNQAMQGIVYNLNTMQSRAGAQVPFTSINFGLDTSRAGRAISKYLLLNFEKGLGKGETPLFPNLIFAMAKGINKDPEDPNYDLRMLSHRVSCTRLFPNYSNQDSSFNAPFYRREENPQIVGYMGCRTRVIGNVAGEEVTDGRGNLSFTSINLPRIALEADGNIDKFFDILKERFVLVKNQLLERYDIQKNKKVKEFPFLLGQKLYHDSDHLSAEDTIEDAIKNGTLSIGFIGLAETLYALLGKHHGQCEESQKLGLKIVSSMNDWCQLESQKHKLNFTLLATPAEGLSSRFVNIDKAKFGVIEGVTDKEWYTNSFHVPVEFSISAYEKIKIESVYNKVTPAGHINYVELESAPIGNIEAFEQLVNAAFESDCGYFSVNFPVDQCLGDSCDYIGIIKEAGCPKCGSKRVRRIRRVTGYLGVYEESLDGENTTSFFNSGKYNEAKNRVSHLKKL, encoded by the coding sequence ATGAATACGAACACAGCTGCAAAAATTATTTTTCCAACTAAAGTAATTAAAAGAGATGGTAGACTTCAGGATTTTGAACCCGCGAAGATAACTGATGCTATAAACAAGGCTTTTTCTGTAAGTGGTGAAGGTAACTATAGTGATGCACTTATGCTTACTCATAAAGTATTAGAAAATATAAACATCCAGATGATAAACACCGAAATAAAAACACCTACCATAGATGAAATACAAGATATAGTAGAAGATACACTAATTAAGTCAAATCTTTTAACTGCTGGAAAAGAGTATGTTGCCTATAGAAGAAGAAGGGATAAAATCAGAGACTCTAGGGGTAGATTTATAAAAGAACTGACTGACATAGTAAATACCAAAGATACAGAAAATGCAAATATAAATGGCGATACTGCCATGGGTAAAATGTTACAAGCTGGATCCATAGCTGCTAAAAGATTATGTGATATAAGCTTAAAGAAGGAACATTTAGATGCTCATAATGAAGGTGATATACATATCCACGATATGAATTTCTTGCCTTTTGGTACAAAAACATGCTTGCAAATACCTATAAACAAGCTATTTACAAAGGGATTTAATACAGGGCATGGTTTTATAAGACCACCTAAAGATATAAAAACAGCAGCTGCTCTTGTGTGTATTGTCATGCAGGCAAACCAAAATGAACAACACGGAGGACAGTCTGTAAGTGCCCTTGATAGAGATCTAGCACCATATGTAGAGATGACCTTCAATAAACATGTAAAATTATTAAATGAACTAGAATACCAAAAAGATATCAGTGAAAAGGCTTGGGAACTAACTGAGAGGGATGTAAATCAAGCAATGCAAGGGATTGTATATAATCTTAACACCATGCAATCAAGGGCTGGGGCTCAAGTACCTTTTACAAGTATAAATTTTGGTCTAGACACATCGAGGGCTGGACGAGCTATTTCTAAATACTTACTATTAAATTTCGAAAAAGGTCTAGGAAAAGGCGAAACCCCTTTATTTCCAAATTTAATTTTTGCTATGGCTAAAGGGATAAATAAAGACCCCGAAGACCCAAACTATGATTTAAGGATGTTATCCCATAGAGTCTCTTGCACAAGACTATTCCCTAACTACTCCAACCAAGATTCCTCATTTAACGCACCTTTTTATAGGAGAGAAGAAAATCCACAAATAGTTGGTTATATGGGTTGTAGAACAAGGGTTATAGGAAATGTTGCTGGAGAAGAAGTTACAGATGGAAGAGGAAATCTATCATTTACTTCAATTAATCTTCCGAGGATAGCATTAGAAGCAGATGGTAATATAGATAAATTCTTTGATATACTAAAAGAACGATTTGTATTGGTGAAAAATCAACTACTTGAGAGGTATGATATTCAAAAAAATAAGAAAGTGAAAGAATTTCCCTTTTTATTAGGGCAAAAACTTTACCACGACTCAGATCATCTCTCAGCTGAAGATACAATAGAAGATGCCATAAAAAATGGTACTCTGTCCATAGGTTTTATAGGATTAGCTGAGACATTGTACGCACTGTTAGGTAAACACCATGGACAATGTGAAGAATCACAAAAATTAGGTCTTAAAATAGTAAGTTCAATGAATGATTGGTGTCAACTTGAATCACAAAAACATAAACTAAACTTTACTTTACTTGCCACCCCCGCTGAAGGCTTATCAAGTAGATTTGTTAATATTGACAAGGCTAAGTTTGGTGTTATTGAAGGTGTAACAGATAAAGAATGGTATACCAACTCATTCCATGTTCCAGTTGAGTTTAGTATAAGTGCCTATGAAAAGATAAAAATTGAGTCAGTCTACAATAAAGTTACACCCGCAGGTCATATAAACTATGTTGAACTAGAAAGTGCACCAATTGGTAACATAGAAGCATTTGAACAATTAGTAAATGCTGCCTTTGAAAGTGACTGTGGATACTTCAGTGTTAACTTCCCAGTGGACCAGTGTTTAGGTGACAGCTGTGACTATATAGGTATAATTAAAGAGGCTGGTTGTCCGAAATGTGGATCTAAAAGAGTAAGGAGAATCAGAAGGGTAACAGGGTACCTTGGTGTATATGAAGAATCTTTAGACGGAGAAAATACAACTTCATTCTTTAATAGCGGAAAATATAATGAAGCTAAGAACAGAGTTTCACATCTAAAAAAACTATAA
- the ligD gene encoding non-homologous end-joining DNA ligase yields the protein MTQKLTINAVEVSLSNLEKTYCPEGNITKKDCINYYIRVYPYIKSHLENRPISLTRYPNGFNMPGFYQKNAPQGKPHWVKTIGIKNIEDYPLINNMETFLWLCNLGTIEFHPWLSNINSIESPDYGVFDIDPMEKFGFKEVVEIAQKIHDVLELLKIQGYPKLSGSTGMQIFVPLDNIYTYKEVREFIRLVYVIVHNQLPLTTTMTRKVNDREGKIYLDYLQNAKGQTIVAPYSIRPKKNAPISVPVTWEDVYKENLSAQKYNIKNSIEKIECTADHFKQVILNKQNINKAYNILENIIL from the coding sequence ATGACACAAAAACTAACTATAAATGCTGTAGAGGTATCATTATCTAACTTAGAAAAAACTTATTGCCCAGAAGGAAACATAACAAAAAAGGATTGTATAAACTACTATATAAGAGTGTACCCATACATAAAAAGCCATCTTGAAAATAGGCCTATTTCCTTAACTAGGTACCCAAATGGGTTTAATATGCCTGGTTTTTATCAAAAGAATGCACCTCAAGGAAAACCCCACTGGGTAAAAACTATAGGTATTAAAAACATAGAAGATTACCCTCTGATAAATAATATGGAAACTTTTTTATGGCTTTGTAATTTAGGGACAATTGAGTTTCATCCATGGTTATCCAACATTAATTCAATTGAAAGTCCAGACTATGGAGTTTTTGATATTGACCCTATGGAAAAGTTTGGATTTAAAGAGGTTGTAGAGATAGCTCAGAAGATTCATGATGTTTTAGAGTTATTAAAGATACAAGGGTATCCCAAACTTTCTGGATCTACAGGAATGCAAATATTTGTCCCCCTAGACAATATATACACTTATAAAGAAGTAAGGGAATTTATTAGATTAGTTTATGTAATAGTTCATAATCAGCTGCCGTTGACCACAACGATGACACGGAAAGTAAATGATAGGGAAGGGAAAATATATTTGGATTACCTTCAAAATGCCAAGGGACAGACCATCGTAGCTCCCTATAGTATAAGACCAAAAAAAAATGCTCCTATTTCGGTGCCAGTAACGTGGGAAGATGTTTACAAAGAAAATCTAAGCGCTCAGAAATATAATATAAAAAATAGTATTGAAAAAATTGAATGTACCGCAGACCATTTTAAACAGGTCATCTTAAATAAACAAAATATAAACAAAGCATACAATATTCTGGAAAATATTATTCTATAA
- the ablB gene encoding putative beta-lysine N-acetyltransferase has product MKIIKIYLDKNTSTTIHGSIYGLDYVIEEEGYYTKIFLDTYNQRVEVIDYEGKDIDGLTTRLDYLAQKNNFGKVYLKAKSDDWEKFLTHGYILEGIFKHYYNGDNAYSLAKFFSKERRISEGFEKENEIIEEVAKIEPEVEFNSNLPNTYNIRPATKEDIPELIALYDRVFETYPIPLNQPLYLEKLMDSDVYFMVITNGGKIVSAASADMSKRYKNAEITDCATHPDERGNGLMSVIINALENEMKDMGIICLYSIARSLSFGMNTVFKKHNYTYTGRLINNCNIFGKFEDMNVWIKKI; this is encoded by the coding sequence ATGAAAATAATAAAAATATACTTAGATAAGAACACCTCTACTACTATTCATGGTTCAATCTATGGACTAGATTATGTTATTGAAGAAGAAGGTTACTATACTAAGATTTTTTTAGACACATATAACCAAAGAGTTGAAGTAATTGACTATGAAGGCAAAGATATTGATGGCCTAACCACAAGGCTGGATTATTTAGCTCAAAAAAACAATTTCGGAAAAGTGTACTTGAAGGCAAAGTCCGATGATTGGGAAAAATTTTTGACACATGGTTATATTCTAGAAGGAATATTTAAACACTATTATAACGGAGACAATGCATACTCACTGGCCAAATTCTTCTCGAAAGAAAGAAGAATAAGTGAAGGTTTTGAAAAAGAGAATGAAATAATTGAAGAAGTTGCAAAAATAGAGCCTGAAGTTGAATTTAATTCAAACTTACCAAACACCTATAATATTAGGCCAGCCACTAAGGAAGATATACCAGAGTTGATAGCATTGTATGACAGGGTTTTTGAAACATACCCAATTCCTCTGAATCAACCGCTATATTTAGAAAAACTAATGGATAGCGACGTCTACTTCATGGTTATTACAAATGGAGGTAAGATAGTTTCCGCTGCATCAGCTGATATGAGTAAGAGATATAAAAATGCTGAGATAACCGATTGCGCTACCCATCCAGATGAAAGAGGCAATGGTTTAATGTCAGTGATTATAAATGCATTGGAGAATGAAATGAAAGATATGGGCATTATATGTCTATACTCCATAGCTCGTTCCCTTTCATTTGGTATGAACACTGTATTTAAAAAACATAATTACACATATACTGGAAGACTTATAAACAATTGCAATATATTTGGTAAATTTGAAGACATGAATGTGTGGATAAAGAAGATATAG